The following coding sequences lie in one Lolium perenne isolate Kyuss_39 chromosome 2, Kyuss_2.0, whole genome shotgun sequence genomic window:
- the LOC139835970 gene encoding uncharacterized protein gives MASSSDQATNVSNIAGMLNGIEQLNGSNYVTWKEKLEITMALLNIDYALLNDPPEVPKENHENYEALKKEYDIIKTKWDDSNRKCLMMIKGSITQSMRGALPDCETAKGYFAKIEHQFKGSSKVYATSLIRRLIDEKYDPTGSLREHIMKKCNMAAKLKSMEMEISNGFLVHFIMSSLPPQFDPFMINYNAMDVKWEIDEMMARCVQEEERLKADRIDHVNQFGHSQKKKYRKFVNEYVKPKPYKFKEKGQSSKGSQQKKPEKAPNAEGNNSNACHFCGKGGHRRKDCFGFKRWLKERGIQYEEDPKKRGKNN, from the exons CAACTAATGTCTCTAATATTGCTGGAATGCTAAATGGCATCGAACAGCTAAATGGCAGCAATTATGTCACGTGGAAGGAGAAGCTTGAGATCACTATGGCCTTACTCAATATTGATTATGCTCTCCTTAATGATCCTCCTGAGGTGCCTAAAGAAAATCATGAAAATTATGAAGCCCTCAAGAAGGAATATGACATTATTAAGACTAAGTGGGATGACTCTAATCGCAAGTGCCTTATGATGATAAAGGGCTCCATTACACAGAGTATGAGGGGAGCCCTTCCTGATTGTGAGACAGCAAAAGGGTACTTTGCAAAAATTGAGCATCAATTTAAAGGGTCTTCTAAAGTTTATGCAACAAGTCTTATCAGAAGGCTAATTGATGAAAAATATGATCCCACTGGAAGTCTTCGAGAGCATATTATGAAAAAGTGCAACATGGCCGCCAAACTAAAGTCAATGGAGATggaaatctctaatggtttcctcGTCCATTTTATTATGTCATCTTTGCCTCCCCAATTTGATCCATTTATGATCAACTATAATGCGATGGATGTTAAATGGGAGATTGATGAAATGATGGCGCGATGtgtgcaagaagaagaaaggctTAAGGCTGACAGAATTGATCATGTTAATCAGTTTGGTCATTCACAAAAGAAGAAGTATAGAAAATTTGTGAATGAATATGTGAAGCCCAAGCCTTATAAGTTCAAGGAAAAAGGCCAATCCTCAAAAGGTTCACAGCAAAAGAAGCCAGAAAAAGCGCCTAATGCTGAAGGAAATAATTCCAATGCTTGCCACTTTTGTGGAAAAGGTGGGCATAGGCGAAAGGATTGTTTTGGCTTCAAGAGATGGCTCAAAGAAAGAG GGATTCAATATGAGGAAGACCCTAAAAAGAGGGGAAAGAACAATTAG
- the LOC127329797 gene encoding puroindoline-A-like — translation MKTFFLLLLLSLSLAASTTIAFAQCNNDVQGESTTTKDPLIPPHIGFAHCPDETIKKLDVCQDYMKERCMPGRDWRWWKSCKKVQRMCCQQLAETPQKCRCKTICKGFQSELGQILEHADLYGSFLQSTVASLTKRAQSLPSVCNMTPRSCNLPTTATGRCF, via the coding sequence ATGAAGACCTTCTTCTTGCTCCTCCTCCTTTCTCTAAGCCTAGCAGCAAGCACCACCATCGCCTTTGCGCAATGCAACAATGATGTTCAAGGAGAGAGTACTACCACCAAAGACCCTCTTATTCCTCCTCATATTGGTTTTGCCCACTGCCCAGATGAGACTATAAAGAAGCTGGATGTTTGCCAGGATTACATGAAGGAGCGGTGTATGCCGGGCCGGGACTGGAGATGGTGGAAAAGCTGCAAGAAAGTGCAGAGAATGTGCTGCCAACAGTTGGCGGAGACGCCGCAGAAGTGCCGCTGCAAGACTATCTGCAAAGGATTCCAGAGCGAGCTCGGACAGATACTGGAACATGCTGACCTGTACGGTTCTTTCCTGCAGAGCACTGTTGCCAGTCTGACGAAGAGGGCCCAGAGCCTGCCCTCCGTGTGCAACATGACCCCAAGATCCTGCAACcttcccaccaccgccaccggtcgCTGCTTCTGA